The following are from one region of the Vicugna pacos chromosome 9, VicPac4, whole genome shotgun sequence genome:
- the CEBPG gene encoding CCAAT/enhancer-binding protein gamma: MSKISQNSTPGVNGRSVIHTQAHASGLQQVPQLVPAGPGGGGKAVPPSKQSKKSSPMDRNSDEYRQRRERNNMAVKKSRLKSKQKAQDTLQRVNQLKEENERLEAKIKLLTKELSVLKDLFLEHAHNLADNVQPSSTENTTNSDNAEQ, translated from the coding sequence ATGAGCAAGATATCGCAGAACAGTACTCCAGGAGTGAACGGAAGAAGTGTCATTCATACTCAGGCTCATGCCAGCGGCTTGCAGCAGGTTCCTCAGCTGGTGCCTGCCGGCCCTGGGGGCGGAGGCAAAGCTGTGCCTCCTAGCAAGCAGAGCAAAAAGAGTTCGCCCATGGATCGAAACAGTGATGAGTACCGTCAACGCAGAGAGAGGAACAACATGGCTGTGAAAAAGAGCCGGTTGAAAAGCAAGCAGAAAGCGCAGGATACGCTGCAGAGAGTGAATCAGCTCAAAGAAGAGAATGAACGGTTGGAAGCAAAAATTAAATTACTGACTAAGGAATTAAGTGTACTAAAAGATTTGTTTCTTGAGCATGCACACAACCTTGCAGATAACGTGCAACCCAGTAGCACTGAAAATACGACAAATTCTGATAATGCAGAACAGTAA